A region from the Lolium perenne isolate Kyuss_39 chromosome 4, Kyuss_2.0, whole genome shotgun sequence genome encodes:
- the LOC127291714 gene encoding small ribosomal subunit protein uS4m, whose amino-acid sequence MPAFRFKTCRLLPGNVRNRELSLIQRRILRRLRNKRRSIKRNLSQRENLNSNIKSQTTRKLSIYYGDLPIREMHRGRERTSYIPFLLNQETRSDVIPVRLHFSDTLPQARQPISHRRVCLNNGLVTITHLKVSHGDLISFKENDARTRGEEIRRSFYIDISVGKIVGKFLPAKIWRRTKTEWFRLLTTQRGCRLLLKSLFLQKLRSYMQEEDFERTKKFGSAKVCLGSSFAEHNRMKRNLFHFKYFFLLKRGKEKNRNLPTRTISPFVYKSSLYSNSTYCSGSPFTRKIRIKRIELPTHYSEVNHRTLKAVVSYGPNIGHIPHDIRLKDPNLPLRSGNGRGQNI is encoded by the coding sequence ATGCCAGCTTTCAGATTTAAAACGTGTCGTCTACTTCCAGGAAATGTTCGGAACAGAGAACTTTCTCTAATCCAACGCCGCATTCTCCGAAGATTGAGGAACAAGAGGAGATCCATTAAAAGAAATCTTTCTCAGAGAGAAAATCTAAACAGTAACATCAAATCACAAACTACACGAAAGTTGTCCATTTATTATGGGGATTTACCCATAAGGGAGATGCACAGAGGAAGAGAACGAACTTCATATATCCCTTTTTTACTCAATCAAGAAACAAGATCGGACGTGATTCCGGTTCGTCTCCATTTTAGTGACACTCTTCCTCAAGCAAGGCAGCCGATAAGTCATCGAAGGGTTTGTTTGAATAATGGACTGGTAACCATTACTCATTTGAAAGTTTCCCACGGTGATCTAATATCTTTTAAAGAAAATGACGCGAGAACCCGCGGTGAAGAAATAAGGAGATCTTTCTATATCGACATATCAGTTGGAAAAATCGTAGGCAAATTCCTACCGGCCAAAATCTGGAGAAGAACAAAAACAGAATGGTTCCGCTTACTCACAACTCAGAGGGGATGCCGCTTACTACTCAAATCCTTGTTTTTGCAAAAGTTGCGTTCTTATATGCAAGAAGAAGACTTTGAAAGAACAAAGAAGTTTGGATCCGCAAAAGTATGCTTAGGCAGTTCCTTCGCTGAGCACAACAGAATGAAGAGGAATTTGTTTCATTTCAAATACTTCTTCTTATTGAAAAGAGGGAAGGAGAAAAACCGAAATCTTCCTACTCGAACAATAAGTCCTTTTGTTTACAAGTCTTCTTTATATAGTAATTCGACCTATTGCTCCGGATCCCCGTTTACTAGGAAGATAAGAATCAAAAGGATCGAACTACCTACTCATTATTCGGAGGTGAATCATAGAACACTAAAAGCTGTGGTATCTTATGGACCTAACATAGGTCACATCCCTCACGACATAAGATTGAAAGATCCAAACCTTCCTCTTCGGAGCGGAAACGGACGTGGCCAAAACATATAA